Proteins encoded in a region of the Orcinus orca chromosome 8, mOrcOrc1.1, whole genome shotgun sequence genome:
- the LOC101285809 gene encoding LOW QUALITY PROTEIN: olfactory receptor 8B4 (The sequence of the model RefSeq protein was modified relative to this genomic sequence to represent the inferred CDS: inserted 2 bases in 1 codon; deleted 1 base in 1 codon) codes for MALRNSSSVTESILVGLSEQLELQLPLFLLFLGIYVFTVVGNLGLITLTGLNSSLHTPMYFFLFNLSFIDLCFSCVFTPKMLNDFVSENIISYVGCMTPLFFFCFFVNSECCVLVSMAYDCYVAICNPLLYMVTMSPHVCSLMMFGSYVIGFSGAMAHTRSILRLTFRDSNIVDHYLCEVLPLLQLSCASIHINELVFFIVVGVVITIPLISIFISXVLILSSILRIPSTEGRSKAFSTCGSHVAVTLFFGSGAFTYLKTSFPGSMDQSKFASVFYPSVVPMLSTLIYSLRNKDVKVALRKTLERVLF; via the exons ATGGCTCTGAGAAACAGCTCCTCAGTGACTGAGTCTATCCTTGTGGGATTATCAGAACAATTAGAGCTGCAGCTTCCCCTCTTCCTACTGTTCTTAGGGATCTATGTGTTTACTGTGGTGGGCAACTTGGGCTTGATCACCTTAACTGGGCTGAATTCTAGCCTTCACACTCCTATGTACTTTTTCCTCTTCAACTTGTCTTTTATAGATCTCTGTTTTTCCTGTGTGTTTACCCCCAAAATGCTGAACGATTTTGTGTCAGAAAACATCATTTCTTACGTGGGATGCATGACTCcactatttttcttctgtttctttgtcaATTCTGAGTGCTGTGTGTTGGTATCGATGGCTTATGATTGCTATGTGGCTATCTGCAATCCTCTGCTGTACATGGTCACCATGTCGCCTCATGTCTGTTCTCTGATGATGTTTGGTTCGTATGTGATAGGGTTTTCTGGGGCCATGGCCCACACCAGAAGCATACTGAGACTGACCTTCCGTGATTCCAACATCGTTGACCATTACCTGTGTGAAGTCCTCCCCCTCTTGCAGCTCTCCTGTGCCAGCATCCACATCAATGAGCTggtgttttttattgttgttggcgTGGTCATCACAATACCCCTTATCAGTATATTCATCTC CGTTTTGATTCTCTCCAGTATCCTCCGTATTCCTTCCACTGAGGGCAGGTCCAAAGCCTTTAGCACATGTGGCTCCCACGTTGCTGTGACTCTGTTCTTTGGGTCAGGGGCATTCACCTATTTGAAAACCTCTTTTCCTGGATCTATGGACCAGAGTAAATTTGCCTCAGTCTTCTACCCCAGTGTGGTTCCCATGCTTAGT ACTCTGATCTACAGTTTGAGGAATAAGGATGTTAAAGTTGCTCTGAGAAAAACCCTGGAGAGAGTGCTCTTCTGA
- the LOC101274293 gene encoding LOW QUALITY PROTEIN: olfactory receptor 145-like (The sequence of the model RefSeq protein was modified relative to this genomic sequence to represent the inferred CDS: inserted 2 bases in 1 codon; substituted 1 base at 1 genomic stop codon) → MRTVAENSSVTEFILKGLTNXQELQIPLFFLFLGFYVVTVVGNLSLITLTGLNSHPHTPTYFFLYNLSFIDFCYSTVITPKMLMSFVSTKNIISYAGCMTQLFFFTFFAVSESFILSAMAYDCYVTICNPLVYTATMSPQVCLPILLGVYVMGFARAMAHTACMGKLTFCAHNLVDHFRCDILPHLERSCTSTYVNKPVVFVVVGIDIGVPTATIFISYALILSSILHXEGRSKAFSTCSSHIIAVSLFFGSGAFMYLKPSSLLPMNLGKVSSLFYTIVVPILNPLIYSLRNKDIKIAMKKTLSKKSFS, encoded by the exons ATGAGAACAGTAGCTGAGAACTCTTCTGTGACAGAGTTTATCCTCAAAGGCTTAACCAACTAGCAGGAACTCCAGATCCCCCTCTTCTTCCTGTTTCTAGGTTTCTACGTGGTCACTGTGGTGGGGAACCTGAGCTTGATAACCCTGACTGGACTCAACTCTCACCCGCACACCCCCACGTACTTTTTCCTCTATAACTTGTCCTTCATAGATTTCTGCTATTCCACTGTTATCACTCCCAAAATGCTGATGAGTTTTGTCTCAACGAAGAACATCATCTCCTATGCAGGGTGTATGACTCAGCTCTTCTTCTTTACCTTCTTTGCTGTCTCTGAGTCCTTCATCCTGTCAGCGATGGCATATGACTGTTATGTCACCATCTGTAACCCGCTGGTGTACACAGCCACCATGTCTCCCCAGGTCTGCTTACCTATTTTGCTGGGTGTCTACGTGATGGGGTTTGCTAGGGCCATGGCCCACACAGCATGCATGGGGAAACTGACCTTCTGTGCCCACAACCTTGTTGACCACTTCAGGTGTGACATCCTTCCCCATCTTGAGCGCTCTTGCACCAGCACATATGTAAATAAGCcagtagtttttgttgttgtgggtATTGATATTGGTGTGCCCACAGCTACCATCTTCATTTCTTATGCCCTCATCCTCTCCAGTATCCTCCA CGAGGGCAGGTCCAAAGCCTTCAGCACCTGTAGCTCCCACATAATTGcggtttctcttttctttgggtCAGGGGCGTTCATGTACCTCAAACCATCTTCTCTTTTACCCATGAACCTGGGGAAAGTGTCCTCCTTGTTCTATACCATTGTGGTGCCCATACTCAACCCATTAATCTATAGCCTGAGGAATAAGGACATCAAAATTGCCATGAAGAAAACTTTGAGCAAAAAATCATTCTCCTGA